In Capsicum annuum cultivar UCD-10X-F1 chromosome 11, UCD10Xv1.1, whole genome shotgun sequence, one genomic interval encodes:
- the LOC107846901 gene encoding HVA22-like protein c isoform X1 translates to MGGNSDNNVLAVIAKNIDVLALPLVSLVYPLYASIKAIETKSRADDRQWLTYWVLYSLITLFELSFSKVIEWFPIWSYAKLAAICWLVLPYFNGAAYVYENFIRPFYRNPQVKIWYVPLKKDIFSKPDDVLTAAEKYIEEHGPQAFERLLAKQADRDARSRRNNYMTFDDDYRY, encoded by the exons ATGGGGGGTAATTCAGACAACAATGTTCTTGCTGTCATTGCcaaaaatattgatgttcttGCTTT GCCTCTAGTATCTCTTGTATACCCTCT GTATGCATCTATTAAGGCAATAGAGACAAAGTCTCGTGCAGATGATAGACAATGGCTAACGTATTGGgttctttattctttgattacTCTCTTTGAGCTTAGCTTTTCTAAGGTCATTGAATG GTTTCCAATATGGTCTTATGCAAAGCTAGCTGCAATCTGCTGGCTAGTTTTACCTTATTTCAATGGAGCTGCTTATGTTTATGAGAATTTCATAAGACCATTTTACAGAAATCCACAAGTCAAAATATGGTATGTTCCTCTAAAAAAGGACATTTTCAGTAAGCCAGATGATGTCCTAACTGCTGCTGAAAAATATATTGAAGAACATGGACCACAAGCATTTGAAAGGCTTTTAGCCAAG CAGGCTGATAGAGATGCAAGAAGCAGGAGGAACAACTACATgacctttgatgatgattatcgATATTAA
- the LOC107846901 gene encoding HVA22-like protein c isoform X2 — MGGNSDNNVLAVIAKNIDVLALPLVSLVYPLYASIKAIETKSRADDRQWLTYWVLYSLITLFELSFSKVIEWFPIWSYAKLAAICWLVLPYFNGAAYVYENFIRPFYRNPQVKIWYVPLKKDIFSKPDDVLTAAEKYIEEHGPQAFERLLAKADRDARSRRNNYMTFDDDYRY, encoded by the exons ATGGGGGGTAATTCAGACAACAATGTTCTTGCTGTCATTGCcaaaaatattgatgttcttGCTTT GCCTCTAGTATCTCTTGTATACCCTCT GTATGCATCTATTAAGGCAATAGAGACAAAGTCTCGTGCAGATGATAGACAATGGCTAACGTATTGGgttctttattctttgattacTCTCTTTGAGCTTAGCTTTTCTAAGGTCATTGAATG GTTTCCAATATGGTCTTATGCAAAGCTAGCTGCAATCTGCTGGCTAGTTTTACCTTATTTCAATGGAGCTGCTTATGTTTATGAGAATTTCATAAGACCATTTTACAGAAATCCACAAGTCAAAATATGGTATGTTCCTCTAAAAAAGGACATTTTCAGTAAGCCAGATGATGTCCTAACTGCTGCTGAAAAATATATTGAAGAACATGGACCACAAGCATTTGAAAGGCTTTTAGCCAAG GCTGATAGAGATGCAAGAAGCAGGAGGAACAACTACATgacctttgatgatgattatcgATATTAA